The Deinococcus koreensis genome window below encodes:
- a CDS encoding TRAP transporter permease — MSDPTKPISSDPSLGRTGLEHAGMTEGERRAIEMVEAAETGGRKLFGWQAGLVTLLAVAWCLFQMYAAYDGTLVPTTLRSVHLAFAFALAFLVFPFRKTPGALQTRVPWADWLLGAVATAGALYFFVEYANIANNGGMRADVPLDLWAGSALVVLLLLTAWRTLGIAMPLISLAFILFAFVGARGLIPFLQTPFHNGYTWPQLIGQLATNTEGIFGTALGVSAQIVFLFVLFGAVFDKLGAGDWFMRVAQGLLGSFRGGAAKASILSSALNGIISGSAVSNVVTGGNITIGTMIRTGYSREKAGAIEVASSSNGQLMPPVMGAAAFIMAQNLNIEYRSLILAAAIPAFLCYAALLVVSHIEALKLGLRGLPKSELPRVRQTLLAGWYYLLPLGYLLGTLLVNPDANPERIALYTILMMLVMMPLQEVFFGSRDGRTPGQGLLDGGRKIIQAFEAGARSMIGIAIATAAAGIIVGIVTITGLGFGLADVVQGVANLFANPFIRILVVLFMGQLIALILGMGLPTTANYILMSALIVPIIAKVAGLDTSNPAQMLPVHMFVFYFGIMADSTPPVALAAFAAAAISGGNPVATGVQAFQYELRTALLAYMMFFNPQLLLIAGGRLGGLPLGEAIPMVIFAFIGLVAFSAATLRFLHRRTNPVQFVMLLVASFILIIPTHIFWNLGALALIGLVYFWQKAGSRAEPPPALSAAA; from the coding sequence ATGAGTGATCCGACGAAACCCATCAGCTCCGATCCCTCCCTGGGGCGCACTGGCCTGGAGCACGCCGGGATGACGGAGGGCGAGCGGCGGGCCATCGAGATGGTCGAGGCGGCCGAGACCGGCGGACGCAAGCTCTTCGGGTGGCAGGCCGGGCTGGTCACGCTGCTCGCCGTGGCCTGGTGCCTGTTCCAGATGTACGCCGCCTACGACGGCACGCTTGTGCCCACCACCCTGCGCTCGGTTCACCTCGCCTTCGCCTTCGCGCTGGCCTTCCTGGTCTTTCCCTTCCGCAAGACGCCGGGCGCTCTCCAGACGCGGGTGCCCTGGGCCGACTGGCTGCTGGGGGCGGTCGCCACAGCCGGTGCCCTGTACTTCTTCGTGGAATACGCGAACATCGCCAACAACGGCGGGATGAGGGCCGACGTGCCGCTGGATCTGTGGGCCGGCAGCGCCCTGGTCGTGCTGCTGCTGCTCACCGCCTGGCGCACGCTGGGCATCGCCATGCCGCTGATCTCGCTGGCGTTCATCCTCTTCGCCTTCGTGGGCGCGCGCGGCCTGATCCCCTTCCTCCAGACCCCCTTCCACAACGGCTACACCTGGCCGCAGCTGATCGGGCAGCTCGCCACCAACACCGAGGGCATCTTCGGCACGGCGCTGGGCGTCAGCGCTCAGATCGTGTTCCTGTTCGTGCTGTTCGGCGCCGTGTTCGACAAGCTGGGCGCCGGCGACTGGTTCATGCGCGTGGCCCAGGGACTGCTCGGCTCCTTCCGGGGCGGCGCGGCCAAGGCCAGCATCCTGAGCAGCGCCCTGAACGGCATCATCTCCGGCTCGGCGGTCAGCAACGTGGTCACCGGCGGGAACATCACCATCGGCACCATGATCCGCACCGGCTACAGCCGCGAGAAGGCCGGGGCCATCGAGGTCGCCAGCTCCTCCAACGGCCAGCTCATGCCCCCGGTGATGGGCGCGGCCGCCTTCATCATGGCGCAGAACCTGAACATCGAGTACCGCTCGCTGATCCTAGCGGCGGCCATTCCGGCGTTCCTGTGCTACGCCGCGCTGCTGGTCGTGTCGCACATCGAGGCGCTGAAGCTGGGCCTCAGGGGCCTGCCCAAGAGCGAGCTGCCGCGCGTGCGCCAGACGCTGCTCGCGGGCTGGTACTACCTGCTGCCGCTGGGCTACCTGCTGGGCACCCTGCTCGTGAACCCCGACGCCAACCCCGAGCGCATCGCGCTGTACACGATCCTGATGATGCTGGTCATGATGCCGCTGCAGGAGGTCTTCTTCGGCTCGCGCGACGGGCGCACGCCGGGACAGGGCCTGCTGGACGGCGGGCGCAAGATCATCCAGGCCTTCGAGGCCGGCGCCCGGAGCATGATCGGCATCGCCATCGCCACCGCCGCCGCCGGGATCATCGTGGGCATCGTGACCATCACCGGGCTGGGCTTCGGGCTGGCCGACGTGGTGCAGGGGGTGGCCAACCTCTTCGCCAACCCGTTCATCCGCATCCTGGTCGTGCTGTTCATGGGCCAGCTCATCGCGCTGATCCTGGGCATGGGCCTGCCCACCACCGCCAACTACATCCTGATGAGCGCCCTGATCGTGCCCATCATCGCCAAGGTCGCGGGGCTGGACACCTCCAACCCGGCGCAGATGCTGCCCGTGCACATGTTCGTGTTCTATTTCGGCATCATGGCCGACTCCACGCCGCCCGTGGCGCTGGCGGCCTTCGCGGCGGCGGCCATCAGCGGGGGCAACCCGGTGGCGACCGGCGTGCAGGCCTTCCAGTACGAGCTGCGAACCGCCCTGCTGGCCTACATGATGTTCTTCAACCCGCAGCTGCTGCTGATCGCAGGTGGCCGGCTGGGTGGGCTGCCGCTGGGCGAGGCCATTCCTATGGTCATCTTCGCGTTCATCGGGCTGGTGGCCTTCAGCGCGGCCACCCTGCGCTTCCTGCACCGCAGGACCAACCCCGTGCAGTTCGTGATGCTACTGGTCGCGTCGTTCATCCTGATCATCCCCACCCACATCTTCTGGAACCTGGGCGCGCTGGCGTTAATCGGGCTGGTGTACTTCTGGCAGAAGGCCGGCAGCCGCGCCGAGCCGCCCCCCGCCCTGAGCGCCGCCGCCTGA
- a CDS encoding AI-2E family transporter, translating into MPSHPDAPPPPEHALVSWWNARDVRHLLRLMWARPLVRLLAYLGMAWLAWRVLSWGWGLLASVIVTVFTAYALAFLAQPVLSWLERRRVGRMFGVLLLLVSTIALLTLLVMTLSSQVTGLINSIPQIAFNLESVLLKTLDRLDKIPGAEGLKTSLDRYISEQSASFTQNAGPLLERLLSSGPTVLSTLSNLIGWIGQVGFIVTLAIYFMFDYARVGVGTLRVFPRAWQPTLYRLSEDVSESFGGYIRGQLLLMLAGAALAYLGLLILKVPNALALGVLSGLLSLVPYVGIVLAAVVAMLQAIPQGTLVVGLVAVVYFVINQLQGNVLGPLIMGRTASLSPSAILIALLVGLSLGGAVGAILAVPVATLLKRWIERYWLPSAAYRGRAVPFTMPTPTPPERPPGKAVSSGE; encoded by the coding sequence ATGCCTTCCCACCCCGACGCGCCCCCACCGCCTGAGCACGCCCTGGTGAGCTGGTGGAACGCGCGCGATGTGCGCCACCTGCTGCGCCTGATGTGGGCGCGGCCCCTGGTGCGGCTGCTGGCCTACCTGGGCATGGCGTGGCTGGCGTGGAGGGTGCTGAGCTGGGGCTGGGGGCTGCTCGCCAGCGTGATCGTGACCGTGTTCACCGCCTACGCGCTGGCCTTCCTGGCCCAGCCGGTGCTGAGCTGGCTGGAGCGCCGCCGGGTCGGGCGGATGTTCGGGGTGCTGCTGCTGCTGGTGAGCACCATCGCGCTGCTGACCCTGCTGGTCATGACCCTCAGCTCGCAGGTCACCGGCCTGATCAACAGCATTCCGCAGATCGCCTTCAATCTGGAAAGCGTGCTGCTCAAGACCCTGGATCGCCTGGACAAGATCCCCGGCGCCGAGGGCCTCAAGACCAGCCTGGATAGGTACATCAGCGAGCAGTCGGCCAGCTTCACGCAGAACGCCGGGCCGCTGCTCGAACGCCTGCTCAGCTCCGGCCCGACCGTGCTGAGCACCCTCTCGAACCTGATCGGCTGGATCGGGCAGGTGGGCTTCATCGTCACGCTGGCGATCTATTTCATGTTCGATTACGCCCGCGTGGGCGTGGGCACCCTGCGCGTGTTCCCGCGCGCCTGGCAGCCCACCCTGTACCGCCTCTCCGAGGACGTCAGCGAGAGTTTCGGCGGGTATATCCGCGGGCAACTGCTGCTGATGCTGGCCGGCGCCGCGCTGGCCTATCTGGGCCTGCTGATCCTGAAGGTGCCCAACGCGCTGGCCCTGGGCGTGCTGAGCGGCTTGCTGAGCCTGGTGCCCTACGTGGGCATCGTGCTGGCGGCGGTGGTCGCCATGCTGCAGGCCATTCCGCAGGGCACGCTGGTGGTCGGTCTGGTGGCGGTGGTGTACTTCGTGATCAATCAGTTGCAGGGCAACGTGCTGGGGCCGCTGATCATGGGCCGCACCGCGTCGCTGAGCCCCTCGGCCATATTGATCGCGCTGCTGGTGGGCCTCAGCCTGGGCGGGGCGGTAGGCGCCATCCTGGCGGTGCCGGTGGCCACGCTGCTTAAGCGCTGGATCGAGCGCTACTGGCTGCCCAGCGCGGCCTACCGGGGCCGCGCCGTTCCCTTCACCATGCCCACCCCCACGCCGCCCGAACGCCCGCCCGGCAAGGCCGTATCCTCCGGGGAATGA
- a CDS encoding aminopeptidase: MSDLFPQPDSGTSDRSTSDRSTSDPSTPDLGTYDPRPHADLLTDYCLSAQPGERILVGGTLEAAALLREVTRALLRRGARPVPRLDYPEFQDDLAELASDTVLDAFHPVEAQDMEAIDGSLRLLTTDRQAPGNAARRARLSASRAPLATLRARRKWALTLYPTARAAELAGLSLPEFGTFVMGAMFLDRPDPVAAWGEVRASQARLIARLSRGDLIRIEAPGTDLTLRVGGRTWANSDGKRNMPSGEVFTGPVETSAEGVVTFTVPALYGGQMVRGARLEFRAGQVVEARADEGEATLLAALETDPGARLLGELGIGTNTGIQRPTGNILFDEKIGGTVHLALGRSYPETGGVNASAIHWDLITDMRTGGRLSVDGEVIQENGVFL, from the coding sequence ATGAGTGACCTGTTCCCACAGCCCGATTCCGGCACCTCTGACCGCAGCACCTCTGACCGCAGCACCTCTGACCCCAGTACCCCCGACCTCGGCACCTACGACCCCCGTCCCCACGCCGACCTGCTCACGGACTACTGCCTGTCGGCCCAGCCCGGCGAGCGCATTCTGGTGGGCGGCACGCTGGAGGCCGCGGCGCTGCTGCGCGAGGTCACCCGTGCCCTGCTGCGGCGTGGCGCGCGCCCGGTGCCCCGGCTGGACTACCCCGAGTTTCAGGACGATCTGGCCGAACTGGCCTCGGACACGGTGCTGGACGCCTTCCACCCGGTCGAGGCGCAGGACATGGAGGCCATCGACGGCAGCCTGCGCCTGCTCACCACAGACCGGCAGGCGCCGGGGAACGCGGCCCGCCGCGCCCGCCTGAGCGCCTCACGCGCGCCGCTGGCGACCCTGCGCGCCCGGCGCAAGTGGGCGCTGACCCTGTACCCCACCGCCCGCGCCGCCGAACTCGCCGGCCTGAGCCTGCCGGAATTCGGCACCTTCGTCATGGGGGCCATGTTCCTGGATCGGCCCGACCCGGTGGCGGCCTGGGGCGAGGTGCGGGCCTCGCAGGCCCGGCTCATAGCGCGCCTGTCACGCGGCGACCTGATCCGTATCGAGGCGCCGGGCACCGACCTGACGCTGCGCGTGGGCGGCCGCACCTGGGCCAACTCCGACGGAAAACGCAACATGCCCAGCGGCGAGGTCTTCACCGGCCCCGTTGAAACCTCCGCCGAGGGGGTCGTGACCTTCACGGTTCCCGCGCTGTACGGGGGCCAGATGGTGCGCGGCGCCCGGCTGGAGTTCCGCGCCGGGCAGGTCGTGGAGGCCCGCGCCGACGAGGGCGAGGCCACGCTCCTGGCCGCGCTGGAGACCGATCCCGGCGCCCGCCTGCTGGGGGAACTGGGCATCGGCACCAACACGGGCATCCAGCGGCCCACCGGCAACATCCTCTTCGACGAGAAGATCGGCGGCACCGTGCATCTGGCGCTGGGACGCAGCTACCCCGAAACGGGCGGCGTGAACGCCAGCGCCATCCACTGGGATCTGATCACGGATATGAGGACGGGCGGCCGCCTGAGCGTGGACGGCGAGGTCATTCAGGAGAACGGGGTCTTTCTCTGA
- a CDS encoding AAA family ATPase: MLSGSPGVGKSTLARALLRRFERGLHLPVDDLRELVVSGLAHPSLDENPEATRQFRLARHAAAFHARLYVEAGFTVVVDDVLWPADLSVLAGQWTGLDVRPVLLAPTLTVTLTRNAERTGKAFETSLLVPLIDALHPAMRPPDFQAAGWAVLETSGLTVEEAVDALLAISWPTH, from the coding sequence GTGCTGTCCGGCAGTCCGGGGGTGGGCAAGAGCACACTGGCGCGGGCGCTGCTGAGGCGCTTCGAGCGGGGCCTGCACCTGCCGGTCGATGACCTGCGGGAACTGGTCGTATCGGGCCTCGCGCACCCCAGCCTGGACGAGAACCCGGAGGCGACCCGGCAGTTCCGCCTGGCCCGGCACGCCGCCGCGTTCCACGCCCGCCTGTATGTCGAGGCAGGGTTCACCGTCGTGGTGGACGATGTGCTGTGGCCCGCCGATCTGTCGGTGCTGGCAGGTCAGTGGACAGGTCTGGATGTCCGCCCCGTCCTGCTCGCCCCGACCCTGACCGTCACCCTGACGCGCAACGCTGAGCGCACTGGAAAGGCCTTCGAGACGTCGTTGCTCGTGCCCCTGATCGACGCCCTGCACCCGGCGATGCGCCCTCCCGACTTTCAGGCGGCGGGTTGGGCGGTGCTCGAGACCTCCGGCCTCACGGTCGAGGAGGCGGTGGACGCGCTGCTGGCGATATCCTGGCCGACCCATTGA
- a CDS encoding disulfide bond formation protein B, with protein sequence MLTRDNRLYLAWVVALVATLGSLYFSNVLGFKPCVLCWYQRICMYPLALWLGIAALRGDLGVRVYALPLAAIGWVVALVQNAETWGWIPTLRACTADPGTVACNVPWPLWGGGALAGLNTVVTIPVLSMVAFTLIIALLSWRRSRPLL encoded by the coding sequence ATGCTCACCCGCGACAACCGGCTCTATCTGGCGTGGGTGGTCGCGCTGGTCGCCACGCTGGGCAGCCTGTATTTCAGCAACGTGCTGGGTTTCAAGCCCTGCGTGCTGTGCTGGTACCAGCGCATCTGCATGTATCCGCTGGCGCTGTGGCTCGGCATCGCGGCCCTGCGCGGCGACCTGGGGGTGCGGGTCTACGCCCTGCCCCTGGCGGCTATCGGCTGGGTGGTCGCCCTGGTGCAGAATGCCGAAACCTGGGGCTGGATTCCCACCCTGAGGGCCTGCACCGCCGATCCCGGCACGGTCGCCTGCAACGTGCCCTGGCCGCTGTGGGGCGGCGGCGCACTGGCCGGACTGAACACGGTCGTCACCATTCCGGTCTTGAGCATGGTCGCCTTCACCCTGATCATTGCCCTGCTGAGCTGGCGGCGGAGCCGACCCCTGCTGTAG
- a CDS encoding DsbA family protein has product MTRLQGNNSNRSVLVIGTLIAVALIAVALFAVRGRPAPGAGLNGNFNLSGVAYAGQESAPVNVVVIEDFKCPVCKQFEDTIAPELKTKYVDTGKVKLYSLIWPFLASPSRGLAQDDSKFAAQAARCVYDQQGNDGFNAFKAILFRGQGDETKVWATKTRLKELAGNVEGLDGAKFATCLDSDATAARVEADKKQVEDARVNHTPTVFVNGKEVLNGSGQSSYLLADISRAIDAAQP; this is encoded by the coding sequence ATGACCAGACTCCAGGGAAACAACTCCAACCGCAGCGTGCTCGTGATCGGCACGCTGATCGCCGTGGCCCTGATCGCCGTGGCCCTCTTCGCCGTGCGCGGCCGGCCGGCCCCCGGCGCTGGCCTGAACGGCAACTTCAACCTGAGCGGCGTGGCCTACGCCGGTCAGGAGAGTGCGCCGGTGAACGTGGTGGTGATCGAGGACTTCAAGTGCCCGGTCTGCAAGCAGTTCGAAGACACCATCGCCCCCGAACTGAAGACGAAATATGTCGACACCGGCAAGGTCAAGCTGTACTCGCTGATCTGGCCCTTCCTGGCCTCGCCCTCGCGCGGGCTGGCGCAGGACGACTCCAAGTTCGCGGCGCAGGCCGCCCGCTGCGTCTACGACCAGCAGGGCAACGACGGCTTCAACGCCTTCAAGGCCATCCTCTTCCGCGGGCAGGGCGACGAGACCAAGGTCTGGGCCACCAAGACCCGCCTGAAGGAACTGGCAGGCAACGTCGAGGGCCTGGACGGAGCGAAGTTCGCCACCTGCCTGGACTCCGACGCCACCGCCGCCCGCGTGGAGGCCGACAAGAAGCAGGTCGAGGACGCCCGCGTGAACCACACGCCCACGGTGTTCGTGAACGGCAAGGAAGTGCTCAATGGCAGCGGCCAGAGCAGCTACCTCCTGGCCGACATCAGCCGGGCGATCGACGCCGCGCAGCCTTAA
- the uvrA gene encoding excinuclease ABC subunit UvrA, producing the protein MQSNLIVRGAKEHNLKDITVELPRDQFVVITGVSGSGKSTLAFDTIYAEGQRRYVESLSAYARQFLGLMEKPDVESITGLSPAISIDQKTTSHNPRSTVGTVTEIHDYLRLLYARVGTPYCPVCGRKIEKQSPSEITDRLLSGFEDKRAILLAPVVRGRKGEYRKLFGDLRREGFARVRVDGTLYELDEAEKLKLEKFEKHDVDVVIDRVTLRGADRSRIAESVELGLRRGEGLLRVLMPDGAEDGSAHEELYSEKFACPEHGSVLEELEPRSFSFNSPYGACGDCAGLGSKQEFSPDLVIDEKLSIAEGAILPWSKKGTGGGVYYWDKLKALSEHLDFDLKAPWRTLGAAAHKAVLHGPGAPFEVIYRRGSKETMRFMTEFEGVISNLERRYADTESEFMREKLEELMELRPCPTCGGTRYKPEILAVRVGGLNISQLSGMSVLDADAYFRRLQDAELNHAAIEPFLKGHLGGEARAHGPRAYEYVLGDFGTAVAAPILKAIRTRLKFLVDVGLDYLSLDRTANTLSGGEAQRIRLATQVGSGLTGVLYVLDEPSIGLHPKDNHRLIGTLKHLRDLGNTLIVVEHDEDTMMEADYLVDMGPGAGVHGGEVVAVGTPEQVKHDRHSLTGKYLRGELKIEVPQERRRGNGKTLRVIGAREHNLQNVDIDIPLGTMTVVTGPSGSGKSTLIHDILHATLARELNGAKTTPGRYDRIEGMEHLDKVIEIDQSPIGRTPRSNPATYTGVFTEIRDLFTRTPEARRRGYLAGRFSFNVKGGRCEHCKGDGVMKIEMNFLPDIYVPCEVCKGARYNRETLEVKYNHKTIADVLDMTVEDANTFFEAIPPIQRKMQLLLDVGLGYMRIGQPSTTLSGGEAQRIKLATELSKRATGKTIYILDEPTTGLHFEDVRKLMEVLQRLVEGGNTLVIIEHNLDVMKCGDHIIDLGPEGGVRGGTVVATGTPEEMAAHSTSHTGLYLRKVPGIIPANTALAAPELVGAAPARKGRAKKGAA; encoded by the coding sequence TTGCAGAGCAACCTGATCGTCCGTGGCGCGAAAGAGCACAACCTCAAGGACATCACCGTGGAGCTGCCCCGCGACCAGTTCGTGGTCATTACGGGCGTGTCGGGCAGCGGCAAGAGCACGCTGGCCTTCGACACCATCTATGCCGAGGGGCAGCGCCGCTACGTGGAGAGCCTCAGTGCCTACGCCCGGCAGTTCCTAGGCCTGATGGAAAAGCCCGACGTGGAGAGCATCACCGGCCTCTCGCCGGCCATCTCCATCGACCAGAAGACGACCAGCCACAACCCCAGAAGCACGGTGGGCACGGTCACCGAGATCCACGACTACCTGCGGTTGCTGTACGCCCGGGTGGGCACGCCGTACTGCCCGGTCTGCGGGCGCAAGATCGAGAAGCAGAGCCCCAGCGAGATCACGGATCGCCTGCTGAGCGGCTTCGAGGACAAGCGCGCCATCCTGCTCGCGCCGGTCGTGCGCGGGCGCAAGGGCGAGTACCGCAAGCTGTTCGGCGACCTGCGGCGTGAGGGCTTCGCCCGCGTGCGGGTGGACGGCACGCTGTACGAGCTGGACGAGGCCGAGAAGCTGAAGCTGGAGAAGTTCGAGAAGCACGACGTGGACGTGGTGATCGACCGCGTGACCCTGCGCGGCGCGGATCGTAGCCGCATCGCCGAGAGCGTGGAGCTGGGCCTGCGCCGGGGCGAGGGCCTGCTGCGGGTGCTGATGCCCGACGGGGCCGAGGACGGCAGCGCCCACGAGGAGCTGTACTCCGAGAAGTTCGCCTGCCCCGAGCACGGCTCCGTGCTGGAGGAGCTGGAACCCCGCTCGTTCTCGTTCAACTCGCCCTACGGCGCCTGTGGCGACTGCGCGGGCCTGGGCAGCAAGCAGGAATTTTCACCCGATCTGGTCATCGACGAGAAGCTGTCCATCGCCGAGGGCGCCATCCTGCCCTGGAGCAAGAAGGGCACGGGCGGCGGCGTGTACTACTGGGACAAGCTCAAGGCGCTCTCCGAGCATCTGGACTTCGACCTCAAGGCGCCCTGGCGGACGCTGGGCGCGGCGGCCCATAAGGCGGTGCTTCACGGCCCCGGCGCCCCCTTTGAAGTCATCTACCGGCGCGGCAGCAAGGAAACCATGCGCTTCATGACCGAGTTCGAGGGTGTGATCTCCAACCTGGAGCGCCGCTACGCCGACACCGAGTCCGAGTTCATGCGCGAGAAGCTCGAGGAACTGATGGAGCTGCGTCCCTGCCCGACCTGCGGCGGCACGCGCTACAAGCCCGAAATCCTGGCCGTGCGGGTGGGCGGCCTGAACATCTCGCAGCTTAGCGGCATGAGCGTGCTGGACGCCGACGCCTACTTCCGCCGCCTTCAGGACGCCGAGCTGAACCACGCCGCCATCGAGCCTTTCCTGAAGGGCCACCTGGGCGGCGAGGCCAGGGCCCACGGCCCGCGCGCCTACGAGTATGTGCTGGGCGACTTCGGCACGGCGGTCGCGGCCCCCATCCTGAAGGCCATCCGCACCCGCCTGAAGTTCCTGGTGGATGTCGGACTGGATTACCTGAGCCTCGACCGCACCGCGAACACCCTCTCGGGCGGCGAGGCCCAGCGCATCCGGCTGGCGACCCAGGTCGGCTCGGGCCTGACCGGCGTGCTGTACGTGCTGGACGAACCCTCCATCGGGCTGCATCCCAAGGACAACCACCGCCTGATCGGCACCCTCAAGCACCTGCGCGACCTGGGCAACACCTTGATCGTGGTGGAGCACGACGAGGACACCATGATGGAGGCCGACTACCTGGTTGACATGGGGCCGGGCGCGGGCGTCCACGGCGGCGAGGTCGTGGCGGTCGGCACGCCGGAGCAGGTCAAGCACGACCGGCACAGCCTGACCGGCAAGTACCTGCGCGGAGAGCTGAAGATTGAGGTGCCCCAGGAACGGCGGCGCGGCAACGGCAAGACCCTGCGGGTTATCGGCGCCCGCGAGCACAACCTGCAGAACGTGGACATCGACATCCCGCTGGGCACCATGACGGTCGTGACCGGCCCCAGCGGCTCGGGCAAGTCCACGCTGATCCACGACATCCTGCACGCCACGCTGGCGCGCGAGCTGAACGGTGCCAAGACCACGCCGGGCCGCTACGACCGCATCGAGGGCATGGAGCATCTGGACAAGGTCATCGAGATCGACCAGAGTCCCATCGGGCGCACGCCCAGAAGCAACCCCGCCACCTACACGGGCGTCTTCACCGAGATCCGCGACCTGTTCACGCGCACGCCCGAGGCGCGGCGCCGGGGCTACCTGGCGGGCCGCTTTTCGTTCAACGTCAAGGGCGGGCGCTGCGAGCACTGCAAGGGCGACGGGGTCATGAAGATCGAGATGAACTTCCTGCCCGACATCTACGTGCCCTGCGAGGTCTGCAAGGGAGCGCGCTACAACCGCGAGACGCTGGAAGTGAAGTACAACCACAAGACGATTGCCGACGTGCTGGACATGACGGTGGAGGACGCCAACACCTTCTTCGAGGCCATCCCGCCCATCCAGCGCAAGATGCAGCTGCTGCTCGACGTGGGCCTGGGCTACATGCGGATCGGGCAGCCCTCCACCACGCTCTCGGGTGGCGAGGCGCAGCGCATCAAGCTGGCGACCGAGCTGAGCAAACGCGCCACCGGCAAGACCATCTACATCCTCGACGAGCCCACCACCGGGCTGCACTTCGAGGATGTCCGCAAGCTGATGGAGGTGCTGCAGCGCCTGGTCGAGGGCGGCAACACGCTGGTCATCATCGAGCACAACCTGGACGTGATGAAGTGCGGCGACCACATCATCGACCTGGGGCCGGAGGGCGGCGTGCGCGGCGGCACCGTGGTCGCCACCGGTACACCCGAGGAGATGGCCGCGCACTCCACGAGCCACACCGGCTTGTACCTGCGTAAAGTCCCCGGCATCATCCCGGCGAATACCGCGCTGGCGGCGCCGGAACTGGTGGGGGCGGCCCCGGCCCGCAAGGGACGTGCTAAGAAAGGGGCAGCATGA